In one Platichthys flesus chromosome 3, fPlaFle2.1, whole genome shotgun sequence genomic region, the following are encoded:
- the LOC133933039 gene encoding eosinophil peroxidase-like — MNHFLCVMAAGLYLYMQCHVNAESRLSRSVIEKAVVAAKATVDNTYASSRKESIARVRRNTANPSDMLRLLKQPAGLTRLAVRAADYMDITVSLLKGSLQRRQKRSINATDLISEEELQVIANLTGCSPQHRAPSCRTTPNLDKFRTASSVCNNRKNPRWGSANTPFSRWLPAEYQDKISLPKGWDPEHKINNHLLPLVRDVSNHIMSTANADVESDPLYTFLVTIYGQWTDHDLTFTPHSPAISSFSKGINCDKSCERTEPCFPIKIPSGDTRFSNHSECMPFFRSAPGCGSGNTGHLFGASNVRQQMNALTAFLDLGQVYGSDHTKALFLRKERGLLRVNTKHKDNGRDLLPFAATGANMCATRARITRNVNVEEVPCFVAGDARVNENIALTSLHTLLMREHNRLVHALKKLNSHWDGERLYQEARKINGAYFQVVTFRDYLLHIVGPDFIAKQLSTYPGYDERVDPSIANVFATAAYRFAHLMVQPFIYRLDEKYQEHPDYPDVLLHKAFFTPWRLIFEGGLDPILRGLMGRPAKLSTQTHMMPEELRNQLFKFSSDLALDLAAINLQRGRDHGLPGYNQWRKHCGLSQPKNLKELASVLNNTDIAKKLLDLYHTPDNIDVWMGGVAEPFVRGGRVGPLFACLIATQFQKIRQGDRLWWENDGVFTYAQRASLRETSLARIICDNTGITELPKRPFQYRPRGSGYTQCSDIPAFDLSAWKEHGVPATPKPTTHPQIANNVAFSVRLGNNFPETGMPIPFQEVIYNGQNSYDVSTGYFTCEQPGVYEFQFHCTIFSRAASLDLMRNGELIVHSFTTRQNNHITASGNAYLKLVKGDKVYLLANHDGNGLTSDSFFSGHLLFTEPETADKTAP; from the exons atGAATCACTTTCTGTGTGTGATGGCTGCAGGTCTTTACCTGTACATGCAATGTCACGTAAATGCAG aATCTCGTTTGAGCAGGAGTGTTATTGAGAAAGCTGTGGTTGCGGCCAAGGCCACTGTGGACAACACTTATGCATCCTCCCGAAAAGA GAGCATCGCCCGTGTGAGGAGGAATACAGCAAATCCTTCGGACATGCTGCGGTTGCTGAAGCAGCCTGCTGGGCTGACCCGCCTTGCAGTGCGGGCTGCAGACTATATGGacatcactgtgtcactgctcaAGGGCTCTCTGCAAAGACGTCAAAAACGCTCAATCAACGCCACAG ATCTGATCtctgaagaggagctgcaggtcaTTGCTAATCTGACAGGCTGCTCCCCCCAGCATCGGGCCCCTTCCTGCAGAACCACTCCAAACTTAGACAAGTTTCGCACTGCGAGCAGTGTCTGCAACAACAG AAAAAACCCTCGCTGGGGGTCTGCTAACACTCCATTCTCCCGCTGGCTTCCTGCTGAGTACCAGGATAAAATCTCTCTGCCCAAAGGATGGGACCCTGAGCACAAGATCAACAACCATTTGCTGCCACTG GTGAGGGACGTGTCCAACCATATTATGAGCACAGCTAATGCTGATGTGGAGAGTGACCCATTGTACACTTTCCTGGTGACAATCTACGGCCAATGGACCGACCACGACCTGACCTTCACTCCTCACTCCCCTGCCATCAGTTCATTTAGTAAAGGTATCAACTGTGACAAGAGCTGCGAACGCACAGAGCCCTGTTTCCCCATCAAG ATCCCCAGTGGAGACACCCGCTTCAGCAATCACTCCGAATGCATGCCCTTCTTCCGCTCAGCACCAGGATGTGGTTCTGGCAACACAGGTCACCTCTTCGGTGCCAGCAATGTTCGTCAGCAGATGAACGCTCTCACAGCTTTCCTTGACTTGGGCCAGGTGTACGGTTCAGATCATACCAAAGCTCTCTTCCTTCGTAAAGAGAGGGGCCTTTTAAGGGTCAACACAAAGCACAAAGACAATGGCCGCGATCTCCTGCCGTTCGCCGCCACAGGTGCCAACATGTGCGCGACACGAGCCCGCATTACTCGCAACGTCAATGTCGAGGAGGTGCCCTGCTTTGTGGCTG GTGATGCACGCGTCAATGAGAACATCGCTCTGACCTCTCTGCACACACTGTTGATGCGTGAGCACAACCGTCTGGTACATGCCCTGAAAAAACTCAACTCTCACTGGGACGGGGAGAGGCTCTACCAGGAGGCCCGCAAGATCAATGGAGCATACTTTCAG GTTGTCACTTTCAGAGACTACTTGCTCCACATTGTAGGTCCAGACTTTATCGCGAAGCAGCTGTCCACCTACCCTGGTTATGATGAACGTGTGGACCCTAGCATCGCCAATGTGTTTGCCACGGCTGCCTACAGATTTGCTCACCTGATGGTTCAGCCATTTATTTACCGTCTTGATGAGAAATACCAGGAGCACCCTGATTATCCCGACGTGCTTTTGCACAAAGCCTTCTTCACACCATGGAGGCTGATCTTTGAAG GTGGTTTGGACCCAATCCTGCGTGGGCTAATGGGCCGCCCGGCCAAGCTGTCTACACAGACGCACATGATGCCTGAGGAGCTCAGGAACCAGTTGTTCAAGTTCTCCAGTGATTTGGCGCTTGATCTGGCCGCTATTAATttgcagagaggcagagaccaTGGACTCCCCG GATACAACCAATGGCGCAAACACTGCGGGCTCTCGCAACCCAAAAATCTGAAAGAGCTGGCAAGTGTTTTGAACAACACAGATATAGCCAAGAAACTTCTGGATCTCTATCACACACCTGACAACATCGACGTGTGGATGGGAGGAGTGGCTGAGCCGTTTGTCCGCGGTGGTAGAGTGGGACCCCTCTTTGCCTGCCTAATTGCCACTCAGTTCCAGAAGATCCGCCAGGGAGACCG ACTTTGGTGGGAGAATGATGGAGTCTTCACTTACGCTCAGAGGGCGTCCCTGAGGGAAACATCACTTGCCCGCATCATCTGTGACAACACCGGTATCACTGAGCTACCTAAAAGACCCTTCCAGTACCGACCTCGTGGGTCAGGATACACTCAGTGTAGCGATATCCCAGCCTTTGACCTCAGCGCATGGAAGGAGCATG GAGTCCCAGCCACCCCTAAACCCACTACACACCCTCAAATTGCCAACAACGTTGCCTTCTCTGTGCGACTGGGCAACAATTTTCCTGAAACTGGCATGCCAATTCCATTTCAAGAGGTAATCTACAATGGACAGAATAGCTATGATGTATCGACAGGATATTTCACCTGTGAGCAACCCGGCGTTTATGAGTTCCAGTTCCACTGCACAATCTTCAGTAGAGCTGCCAGCTTAGATCTGATGCGTAACGGAGAACTGATCGTGCACTCATTCACCACCCGGCAAAACAACCACATCACAGCAAGTGGCAACGCGTATTTAAAGCTTGTGAAGGGAGACAAGGTATATCTGTTGGCCAACCATGATGGCAACGGTCTGACCAGTGACAGCTTCTTTTCAGGGCATCTGTTGTTCACTGAGCCGGAGACTGCTGACAAAACTGCTCCTTGA
- the sftpbb gene encoding surfactant protein Bb isoform X2, which produces MFLPRPGPVNCLVLPLTMTSHGLVLVILALSLCPGDCRFITDTLSLIRQEALTLDTCSTCRQVVQLSANMISSRDTKETVYEGLHALCQRFPREQASQCDSQVKTYLPKVLHQTPGHLPVETCVALGLCAAHKEEELLKLPHHAADKDISSSALGTAISNYEQFNPACSLCLFVIRKLETLLPKNMTEETLMKLMGEVCDLLPHSYKDQCDDFISKYGVEIVEFLLSSAAPQTICTLLHLCLFEEQLPPGTFLPSDCESCRTLAVLSRLHLAPNSTEPQTASFLQSVCVHHPNAIHKCQTFTKIYGSRLQKVLGNQEEAPHACERADLCVALKKVEPLGKRSLH; this is translated from the exons ATGTTTTTACCTAGACCAGGACCTGTCAATTGTCTCGTGCTCCCGCTCACCATGACCTCACATGGGCTCGTGCTGGTGATACTCGCCCTGTCTCTTTGTCCAG gagACTGCAGGTTCATCACCGACACTTTGTCTCTCATCAGACAGGAGGCTCTG ACACTGGACACGTGCTCAACATGCAGACAGGTCGTCCAGCTGTCCGCTAACATGATCTCCAGCAGAGACACTAAG GAGACTGTGTATGAAGGCTTGCATGCTCTCTGCCAGCGCTTCCCACGTGAACAGGCATCACAGTGTGACTCCCAGGTGAAGACGTATCTGCCCAAAGTGCTGCACCAAACACCCGGTCACCTG CCAGTCGAGACCTGTGTGGCTCTTGGACTTTGTGCTGCCcacaaggaggaggagctgctgaaacTTCCCCACCACGCCGCTGATAAAGACATTTCCAGCTCTGCGCTTGGCACAGCCATCAGCAACTAT GAGCAGTTCAACCCAGCCTGctccctgtgtctgtttgtcatcAGGAAACTGGAGACCCTTTTGCCTAAAAACATGACTGAG GAAACCTTAATGAAGCTGATGGGAGAGGTCTGTGACCTTCTACCTCATAGCTACAAGGACCAATGTGATGACTTCATTTCTAAATATGGCGTAGAGATTGTAGAGTTCCTCCTGTCGTCTGCTGCGCCCCAGACTATATGTACTCTTCTgcacctgtgtttgtttgaggagcagcttcctccag GGACGTTCCTCCCCTCGGACTGCGAGTCGTGCCGCACCCTGGCTGTGCTGAGCCGACTGCACCTGGCTCCTAACTCCACCGAACCTCAGACCGCGTCTTTCCTGCAGTCTGTGTGCGTCCATCACCCCAATGCCATCCACAAG TGCCAAACTTTCACCAAAATCTATGGCTCCCGACTGCAGAAGGTTTTGGGAAACCAGGAGGAGGCTCCACATGCTTGTGAA AGAGCTGATCTGTGTGTTGCCTTGAAGAAGGTGGAGCCGCTGGGGAAGCGTTCGTTGCACTGA
- the sftpbb gene encoding surfactant protein Bb isoform X1, which produces MFLPRPGPVNCLVLPLTMTSHGLVLVILALSLCPGDCRFITDTLSLIRQEALTLDTCSTCRQVVQLSANMISSRDTKETVYEGLHALCQRFPREQASQCDSQVKTYLPKVLHQTPGHLQPVETCVALGLCAAHKEEELLKLPHHAADKDISSSALGTAISNYEQFNPACSLCLFVIRKLETLLPKNMTEETLMKLMGEVCDLLPHSYKDQCDDFISKYGVEIVEFLLSSAAPQTICTLLHLCLFEEQLPPGTFLPSDCESCRTLAVLSRLHLAPNSTEPQTASFLQSVCVHHPNAIHKCQTFTKIYGSRLQKVLGNQEEAPHACERADLCVALKKVEPLGKRSLH; this is translated from the exons ATGTTTTTACCTAGACCAGGACCTGTCAATTGTCTCGTGCTCCCGCTCACCATGACCTCACATGGGCTCGTGCTGGTGATACTCGCCCTGTCTCTTTGTCCAG gagACTGCAGGTTCATCACCGACACTTTGTCTCTCATCAGACAGGAGGCTCTG ACACTGGACACGTGCTCAACATGCAGACAGGTCGTCCAGCTGTCCGCTAACATGATCTCCAGCAGAGACACTAAG GAGACTGTGTATGAAGGCTTGCATGCTCTCTGCCAGCGCTTCCCACGTGAACAGGCATCACAGTGTGACTCCCAGGTGAAGACGTATCTGCCCAAAGTGCTGCACCAAACACCCGGTCACCTG cAGCCAGTCGAGACCTGTGTGGCTCTTGGACTTTGTGCTGCCcacaaggaggaggagctgctgaaacTTCCCCACCACGCCGCTGATAAAGACATTTCCAGCTCTGCGCTTGGCACAGCCATCAGCAACTAT GAGCAGTTCAACCCAGCCTGctccctgtgtctgtttgtcatcAGGAAACTGGAGACCCTTTTGCCTAAAAACATGACTGAG GAAACCTTAATGAAGCTGATGGGAGAGGTCTGTGACCTTCTACCTCATAGCTACAAGGACCAATGTGATGACTTCATTTCTAAATATGGCGTAGAGATTGTAGAGTTCCTCCTGTCGTCTGCTGCGCCCCAGACTATATGTACTCTTCTgcacctgtgtttgtttgaggagcagcttcctccag GGACGTTCCTCCCCTCGGACTGCGAGTCGTGCCGCACCCTGGCTGTGCTGAGCCGACTGCACCTGGCTCCTAACTCCACCGAACCTCAGACCGCGTCTTTCCTGCAGTCTGTGTGCGTCCATCACCCCAATGCCATCCACAAG TGCCAAACTTTCACCAAAATCTATGGCTCCCGACTGCAGAAGGTTTTGGGAAACCAGGAGGAGGCTCCACATGCTTGTGAA AGAGCTGATCTGTGTGTTGCCTTGAAGAAGGTGGAGCCGCTGGGGAAGCGTTCGTTGCACTGA
- the usp39 gene encoding U4/U6.U5 tri-snRNP-associated protein 2 has product MMVSLKREREAEVDDDDDDEENDSDEGVAAKLGRGRAAEDRRSRHCPYLDTINRSVLDFDFEKLCSISLSHINVYACLICGKYFQGRGLKSHAYTHSVQFTHHVFLNLHTLKFYCLPDNYEIIDSSLEDITYVLKPTFTKPHISGLDKQGKLYRAYDGTTYLPGIVGLNNIKANDYANVVLQAFSNVPPLRNYFLEEENYKGIRRPPGDIMFLLVQRFGELMRKLWNPRNFKAHVSPHEMLQAVVLCSKKNFQITKQGDAVDYMTWFLNALHGALGGTKKKPSSITQAFQGSMRIFSKKLPHPDLPPEEKEALLVTEEYKEQMSESTFLFLTLDLPTAPLYKDEKEQLIIPQVPLFNILGKFTGTTEKEYKTYKENFLKRFQLTKLPPYLIFCIKRFTKNNFFVEKNPTIVNFPITNVDLREYLTEEAQVTEKCTTYDLVANVVHDGKPTEGAYRIHVLHHGTGKWYEMQDLQVIDILPQMITLSEAYIQIWKRQDCTDDTNDHKEA; this is encoded by the exons ATGATGGTTTCTCTGAAACGAGAAAGAGAAGCTGAGGTGGACGACGATGACGACGACGAAGAGAACGACAGCGATGAAggag TGGCAGCTAAACTAGGCCGAGGTCGTGCAGCAGAAGACCGGAGAAGTCGCCACTGCCCGTATCTCGACACCATAAACAG GAGCGTGTTGGACTTTGACTTTGAGAAGCTCTGCTCCATCTCCCTGTCCCACATCAACGTCTACGCCTGCCTCATATGTGGGAAATACTTCCAGG GTAGAGGACTGAAGTCCCATGCCTACACCCACAGCGTCCAGTTTACCCACCATGTGTTCCTCAATCTGCACACACTCAAGTTCTACTGCCTGCCAGACAACTATGAGATCATTGACTCCTCACTGGAGGACATCACT TATGTGCTAAAGCCAACTTTCACCAAGCCGCACATTTCAGGACTTGACAAGCAAGGAAAACTGTACCGAGCCTATGATGGTACGACGTACCTGCCAGGCATTGTTGGGCTCAACAACATCAAAGCTAATGACTATGCCAACGTGGTGTTACAG gCTTTTTCCAATGTTCCACCTTTGCGAAACTACTTCCTGGAAGAGGAAAACTACAAAGGAATCCGCAGACCACCGGGGGACATCATGTTCCTCTTGGTGCAGAGGTTCGGGGAGCTGATGCGCAAACTTTGGAATCCGAGAAACTTCAAGGCCCACGTGTCTCCCCATGAGATGCTGCAGGCCGTGGTGCTGTGCAGCAAGAAGAACTTCCAGATTACCAAGCAAG gagATGCTGTGGACTACATGACGTGGTTCTTGAATGCTCTGCATGGAGCTCTTGGAGGCACAAAGAAAAAGCCAT CAAGCATTACACAGGCATTTCAAGGCTCCATGAGGATCTTCTCCAAGAAACTTCCACACCCAGATTTA CCACCCGAGGAGAAAGAGGCATTACTTGTGACGGAGGAATACAAGGAACAGATGTCTGAGTCCACCTTCCTGTTTCTGACACTTGACCTCCCAACAGCTCCACTGTACAAGGATGAGAAAGAGCAGCTCATCATCCCCCAGGTCCCCCTCTTCAACATCCTGGGCAAGTTCACTGGCACCACAGAGAAG GAATACAAAACCTACAAAGAGAATTTTCTCAAAAGGTTCCAGTTGACCAAACTTCCTCCGTACCTCATTTTCTGCATCAAAAGATTCACCAAGAACAACTTCTTTGTGGAAAAGAACCCAACAATTGTCAACTTCCCCATCAC GAATGTAGACCTTCGTGAGTACTTGACAGAGGAAGCTCAAGTTACAGAGAAGTGCACCACTTATGACCTCGTCGCCAACgtggtgcatgatgggaaaccCACTGAGGGAGCGTACAGAATACATGTTCTGCATCAT GGAACTGGGAAATGGTACGAGATGCAGGACCTTCAGGTGATCGACATTCTCCCCCAGATGATCACGTTGTCGGAAGCCTACATCCAG ATCTGGAAGAGACAAGATTGTACCGATGACACAAACGACCACAAAGAGGCGTAA
- the c3h2orf68 gene encoding UPF0561 protein C2orf68 homolog, producing MDILRDDEEDELKYKRSGRLDMSHGFLHHIRRNQIARDDYDKKVKEAKELQLRRNTTTPRRPRRPDIQVYHPRRRHESEPGAGAEAEEWNESGSSTETETHGTELFWLDYQADSGAITSFLVHKEDKPEIVVESVAEKNSLDSAMRAALVARIRKEMDKRRDKR from the exons ATGGATATTCTGAGGGACGACGAAGAGGATGAGCTGAAATACAAACGTTCAGGGCGCCTGGACATGAGCCACGGCTTCCTGCACCATATCCGGAGGAACCAGATTGCTAG GGATGACTATGATAAAAAGGTGAAGGAAGCcaaggagctgcagctgcggAGGAACACCACAACCCCCAGACGACCCCGTCGACCTGACATCCAAGTGTACCATCCACGGCGAAGAC ATGAATCAGAACCAGGGGCTGGTGCCGAGGCTGAGGAGTGGAACGAGAGTGGGTCGAGcacagagactgaaacacacGGGACTGAACTCTTCTGGCTCGACTATCAGGCAGACTCTGGTGCCATTACGTCCTTCCTTGTGCACAAG GAAGATAAGCCCGAGATAGTAGTGGAAAGTGTTGCGGAAAAGAATAGCTTGGATTCAGCCATGAGGGCAGCTCTGGTGGCTCGGATTCGAAAGGAAATGGACAAAAGACGGGACAAACGCTGA